Proteins from a single region of Oncorhynchus nerka isolate Pitt River linkage group LG18, Oner_Uvic_2.0, whole genome shotgun sequence:
- the LOC115146281 gene encoding transmembrane protein 39B, protein MAGGRRGANRTAYCRSPLSSEPGSVGNGNHSTSSPVTGVRSRTRNGSGTGISSPPLAAHTVVPLKHCKIPELSMDRNVLFELHLFFCHLIALFVHYVNIYKTVWWYPPSHPPSHTSLNFHLIDYNMLVFTVIILARRLIAAIVKEASQSGKLSFPHSIFLVMARFAVLTLTGWSLCRSLIYLFRTYSVLSLLFLCYPFGMYIPFFRLNCDFRRVGPLSPITSIGSKEVGSVGRGRDYLTVLKETWKQHTSQLYGVQAMPTHACCLSPDLIRKEVEYLKMDFNWRMKEVLVSSMLSAYYVAFVPVWFVKSTQYVDKRWSCELFILVSVSTSVILMRHLLPPRYCDLLHKAAAHLGCWHKVDPSLCSNVLQHIWTEEYMWPQGVLVKHNKNVYKAMGHYNVAVPSDVSHYRFYFFFNKPLRILNILIILEGAMIFYQLYSLICSEKWHQTISLALILFSNYYAFFKLLRDRIVLGKAYSYSNSSSDQKIS, encoded by the exons ATGGCAGGCGGACGAAGAGGGGCGAACCGCACTGCTTACTGCAGGTCTCCACTGAGCAGTGAGCCAGGCTCGGTCGGCAATGGCAACCACTCTACCAGCTCCCCAGTCACAGGGGTGCGGTCTCGGACAAG GAACGGCTCAGGAACGGGCATCTCTAGCCCCCCCTTGGCAGCCCATACGGTGGTTCCTCTGAAGCACTGTAAGATCCCAGAGTTATCCATGGACAGGAATGTGCTGTTTGAGCTGCACTTGTTCTTCTGCCACCTCATCGCCCTTTTTGTCCACTATGTCAACATCTACAAGACTGTCTGGTGGTACCCCCCCTCACACCCCCCCTCACACACCTCGCTG AACTTCCACCTCATCGACTATAACATGCTGGTGTTCACAGTCATCATACTGGCTCGCAGGCTGATTGCAGCGATTGTAAAAGAG gCATCCCAGAGTGGGAAGCTCTCGTTCCCTCACTCCATCTTCCTAGTGATGGCACGGTTCGCTGTGCTCACACTGACGGGCTGGAGTCTGTGTCGTTCCCTCATATACCTATTCAGGACCTACTCTGTCCTCAGCCTGCTTTTCCTCTGTTACCC GTTCGGTATGTACATTCCCTTTTTCCGGTTGAACTGCGACTTCCGCCGGGTGGGGCCGCTCTCACCCATCACCAGCATCGGGTCGAAGGAGGTGGGCAGCGTGGGGCGCGGGCGGGACTACCTGACGGTGCTGAAGGAGACGTGGAAGCAGCACACCAGCCAGCTGTACGGGGTCCAGGCCATGCCCACACACGCCTGCTGCCTCTCCCCAGACCTCATCCGCAAGGAGGTGGAGTACCTGAAGATGGACTTCAACTGGAGGATGAAGGAGGTGCTGGTCAGCTCCATGCTCAGTGCCTACTACGTGGCCTTCGTACCTGTATGGTTTGTTAAG AGCACACAGTACGTGGACAAGCGCTGGTCCTGTGAGCTCTTCATCCTGGTGTCTGTCAGTACCTCAGTCATCCTCATGAGACACCTGCTGCCCCCGCGCTACTGTGACCTGCTCCACAAGGCTGCAGCACACCTGGGCTGCTGGCACAAAGTGGACCCTTCTCTCTGCTCCAACGTCCTGCAGCACAT ATGGACGGAAGAGTACATGTGGCCCCAGGGTGTCCTGGTCAAACACAATAAGAATGTTTACAAGGCCATGGGGCACTACAATGTCGCTGTCCCCTCAGACGTCTCCCACTATCGCTTCTAT TTTTTCTTCAACAAGCCCTTACGAATATTGAACATCCTCATCATCTTGGAAGGTGCTATGATATTCTACCAGCTCTACTCGTTGATATGCTCAGAAAAGTGGCATCAGACGATATCCTTGGCTTTAATTCTCTTCAGCAACTACTACGCCTTCTTCAAGCTTCTCAGAGACAGAATAGTCTTAGGCAAGGCATACTCATACTCAAACAGCTCATCTGACCAGAAGATAAGTTAA